The Candidatus Manganitrophaceae bacterium genome contains a region encoding:
- a CDS encoding glycine dehydrogenase subunit 2, with the protein MAERLIFEKSVEGRRAVTFPTEALEGFSVDQVLPKEFQREIPLPLPEVSENELMRHYTRLSQDNYGVDTGFYPLGSCTMKYNPKINEDVARFPGFSQVHPLQPREASQGALELIYELEQMLAEISGMAGISLQPAAGAQGELTGMLITRAYHQQQGRIRKKVVIPDSAHGTNPASAHLAGFTVQTVRSNRNGLLDVDDLAKVVDEDTAALMLTNPNTLGLFERQIEEIVRIVHDAGALMYLDGANLNALLGLTRPGDMGFDLVHFNLHKTFSTPHGGGGPGAGPVGVAAALIPYLPFPVIQKKEEGYLLESDRPQSIGRVHGFYGNFGILVRAYTYIRRLGAVGLSAVSRNAILNANYLKKKLEGDYPVPMNRSCMHEFIISAKVFREKGIHAWDIGKRLIDYGFYPPTVNFPLIVPEALMIEPTECESRETLDAFVAAMLEIRKEIDQTPEKLLEAPHHRTVGRMNEVQAAKQLNVRYESENNAVT; encoded by the coding sequence ATGGCGGAGAGGCTTATTTTTGAAAAGAGCGTGGAAGGGAGGCGGGCCGTGACCTTTCCAACTGAAGCGCTCGAAGGGTTTTCGGTCGATCAGGTTCTCCCGAAGGAATTTCAGCGGGAGATCCCTCTTCCCTTGCCAGAGGTCAGTGAGAATGAGCTTATGCGCCATTATACCCGCCTCTCTCAGGACAATTACGGGGTGGATACCGGGTTTTATCCGCTGGGGTCCTGTACCATGAAATACAATCCCAAGATTAATGAAGACGTGGCGCGATTTCCCGGATTCAGCCAGGTGCACCCCCTCCAGCCGAGGGAAGCGTCTCAAGGGGCCCTGGAACTGATCTATGAACTGGAACAGATGCTGGCCGAGATCTCCGGCATGGCGGGTATTTCCCTCCAACCTGCGGCGGGCGCTCAGGGAGAACTTACCGGCATGCTGATTACGCGGGCCTATCATCAGCAGCAAGGCCGGATACGGAAAAAAGTAGTGATTCCCGATTCGGCCCATGGGACGAATCCGGCCAGCGCCCATCTCGCCGGATTTACAGTTCAGACGGTCCGGTCCAACCGCAATGGCCTTCTCGATGTTGATGACCTGGCCAAGGTGGTCGATGAAGATACGGCCGCGCTGATGCTGACTAATCCCAATACGCTCGGACTGTTTGAACGACAGATCGAAGAAATCGTCCGAATTGTCCATGATGCCGGCGCGCTGATGTACCTCGACGGGGCGAATCTGAACGCCCTCCTCGGTCTGACACGCCCGGGGGATATGGGCTTTGATCTCGTCCACTTTAATCTCCACAAAACATTTTCAACCCCTCATGGGGGTGGGGGGCCGGGCGCAGGACCGGTGGGCGTTGCGGCCGCCCTGATTCCTTATCTGCCCTTCCCGGTCATTCAAAAGAAAGAGGAAGGCTACCTTCTTGAATCAGATCGTCCTCAGTCAATCGGCCGCGTCCACGGCTTTTACGGAAACTTTGGAATCCTGGTCCGTGCCTACACCTATATCCGTCGGCTGGGTGCGGTCGGTTTATCTGCCGTGAGCCGGAATGCAATCCTCAATGCCAACTATCTAAAAAAGAAACTGGAAGGAGACTATCCCGTTCCGATGAACCGTTCCTGTATGCATGAGTTTATTATCTCTGCCAAGGTCTTTCGAGAGAAAGGCATCCATGCCTGGGATATTGGAAAACGCTTGATTGACTATGGATTTTATCCGCCGACTGTGAACTTCCCCCTCATTGTGCCGGAGGCCCTGATGATCGAGCCGACAGAGTGCGAGTCGCGCGAGACGCTCGATGCCTTTGTTGCCGCGATGCTTGAGATTCGTAAAGAGATCGATCAGACACCGGAGAAACTTCTGGAAGCGCCCCATCACCGTACAGTGGGTCGCATGAACGAGGTCCAGGCGGCAAAACAGCTCAATGTTCGATATGAATCGGAGAACAATGCAGTCACATGA
- a CDS encoding phosphoribosylformylglycinamidine cyclo-ligase, whose product MAGMTYKSSGVDIKAGDRFVREISPMARSTFRPEVLTELGGFSGLFALRAKRYKNPVLVSGTDGVGTKLKVAFMANRHDTVGIDLVAMCVNDIIVSGAEPLFFLDYLACGKLLPKKMLAVVKGISEGCRQAGCALLGGETAEMPSFYPKGEYDLAGFSVGVVEKKEIIHGKKIRPKDLLIGLASSGLHSNGYSLVRRVLFEKKGMKIQDRLPDLDGTLGEVLLTPTIIYVKAFLKLKQRIKIKGAAHITGGGLTGNIPRVLPEGCAALIRRNQWKVPPIFEILKKSGRIDTEKMYTYFNMGIGMVLVVSPGDLDKALSLLKRLRQQAFLIGEVIRGDQEVRYV is encoded by the coding sequence ATGGCAGGAATGACCTATAAGAGTTCCGGTGTCGATATTAAGGCCGGAGATCGCTTTGTCCGCGAGATTTCCCCGATGGCACGATCAACCTTCCGGCCAGAGGTCTTGACGGAGCTGGGCGGATTCTCCGGCCTCTTTGCGCTCCGTGCAAAGAGATACAAAAACCCGGTTTTGGTTTCTGGAACGGACGGTGTTGGGACAAAATTGAAGGTGGCCTTCATGGCGAACCGCCATGACACGGTTGGGATTGATCTCGTGGCAATGTGTGTCAACGACATCATTGTCTCCGGGGCAGAACCCCTTTTCTTTTTGGATTATCTGGCATGCGGGAAACTTCTTCCAAAAAAGATGCTGGCCGTTGTGAAAGGAATCTCCGAGGGATGCCGGCAGGCCGGCTGTGCGCTTCTTGGTGGAGAAACGGCTGAAATGCCGTCCTTCTACCCGAAGGGGGAATATGACCTGGCAGGATTTTCTGTCGGTGTTGTTGAAAAGAAAGAGATCATCCATGGCAAAAAGATTCGGCCGAAGGATCTCTTAATCGGACTTGCCTCCTCAGGTCTTCACAGCAACGGATATTCTTTGGTTCGGAGAGTGCTTTTTGAGAAGAAGGGGATGAAGATCCAAGATCGCTTACCGGACTTGGACGGGACCCTGGGAGAGGTGTTGTTGACCCCGACTATTATTTACGTGAAGGCCTTTCTGAAACTGAAACAGCGTATAAAAATAAAAGGGGCGGCCCATATTACCGGCGGTGGTTTAACAGGAAATATTCCGAGAGTCTTGCCGGAGGGCTGCGCCGCACTGATTAGACGGAATCAGTGGAAGGTGCCTCCCATATTTGAAATCTTAAAGAAATCGGGCCGAATCGATACGGAAAAGATGTATACTTACTTCAATATGGGAATCGGCATGGTTCTGGTTGTCTCACCGGGTGATCTTGATAAAGCACTGTCCCTTCTCAAAAGGCTTCGCCAGCAGGCATTTTTGATCGGGGAGGTTATTCGCGGCGATCAAGAGGTGCGTTATGTCTGA
- a CDS encoding FAD-binding protein → MQSHDVLIVGAGLAGMRAAVAIPSHLNVGIISKVHPVRSHSVAAEGGINAAVKSEDSWESHMYDTVKGSDWLGDQDGIEILCKSAPGDIMELERMGALFSRDPDGQISQRNFGGLGFPRTCYVADRTGHALVHLLYEQLTKRATHVYEEWYVTSLVVEEGHCCGVVALNLLTGELSVIRAKAVILATGGYGRVYLISTNGLINTGDGMSMAYRAGLPLQDMEFVQFHPTTLKDSGILITEGARGEGGYLFNSRGERFMEKYAPNAMELACRDVVSRAEYQEIMEGRGVDGCVMLDLRHLGKDKIMERLPQIWELSLTYAGVDPVEAPIPIRPGVHYSMGGIRTNTRCETPMPGLYAAGECACISIHGANRLGGNALMETIVFGRRAGHYAAEYAERTKQIDFSAQALERDRERIASLISRKDGERVVAIRKEVGKIMMEHFGILRSRERMEEGKRKLKGVRSRLKNIYLQDRGKIFNLELVEALQLYSIMDLAEIIAVGACSREESRGAHSRTDFPDRNDQDWMKHTLAYQSDQGPRLDYAAVNITHIPPTERLY, encoded by the coding sequence ATGCAGTCACATGATGTTTTAATTGTCGGGGCCGGATTGGCTGGAATGCGGGCTGCGGTGGCCATTCCTTCCCATCTTAATGTCGGTATTATTTCAAAGGTCCATCCGGTACGGAGCCATTCCGTTGCGGCCGAGGGAGGAATCAATGCGGCGGTCAAATCTGAAGACTCCTGGGAGTCGCATATGTATGACACCGTCAAGGGGAGCGACTGGCTGGGAGATCAGGACGGCATCGAGATCCTCTGTAAGTCTGCGCCGGGTGACATCATGGAGCTGGAGCGAATGGGAGCCCTGTTTTCGCGTGACCCGGACGGACAAATCTCTCAGCGAAATTTTGGCGGACTTGGATTTCCCCGGACCTGTTATGTCGCCGACAGAACAGGCCACGCCCTGGTGCACCTCCTTTACGAGCAGTTGACGAAACGGGCTACCCACGTTTATGAGGAATGGTATGTGACATCGCTCGTTGTCGAAGAGGGTCATTGTTGCGGAGTGGTTGCCCTCAATCTTTTGACGGGCGAACTCTCAGTGATTCGGGCCAAAGCGGTTATTCTTGCCACAGGTGGTTACGGGCGTGTCTATCTGATTTCTACAAATGGATTGATCAACACCGGCGACGGAATGTCTATGGCCTACCGGGCCGGACTTCCTCTCCAGGACATGGAGTTTGTCCAGTTTCATCCCACCACGCTAAAAGATTCCGGAATCTTAATCACCGAAGGGGCGCGCGGGGAGGGAGGATACCTTTTTAATTCCCGCGGAGAGCGTTTCATGGAAAAATACGCCCCGAACGCGATGGAGTTGGCCTGCCGGGATGTTGTTTCGCGGGCGGAATACCAGGAGATCATGGAAGGGCGGGGTGTGGATGGCTGCGTGATGCTGGATCTGAGGCACCTTGGGAAGGACAAAATTATGGAACGTCTCCCCCAAATATGGGAGCTGTCCCTGACCTACGCGGGTGTTGATCCGGTAGAAGCCCCGATACCGATCCGACCGGGTGTACACTATTCGATGGGAGGTATTCGGACCAATACCCGTTGTGAAACGCCGATGCCGGGACTCTATGCCGCCGGGGAATGTGCCTGTATCTCAATCCACGGGGCGAACCGTCTCGGTGGGAATGCGCTGATGGAGACGATTGTTTTTGGGCGCCGGGCCGGCCACTATGCAGCTGAGTATGCAGAGCGTACAAAACAGATTGATTTCTCCGCCCAGGCGCTGGAGCGGGATCGGGAACGGATTGCATCGCTGATCTCCCGTAAGGATGGCGAGCGGGTTGTCGCAATCCGGAAGGAAGTTGGGAAGATCATGATGGAACACTTCGGGATTCTCCGAAGTCGTGAGCGGATGGAGGAGGGGAAACGGAAACTTAAAGGGGTCCGTTCCCGATTGAAAAATATCTACCTACAGGATCGTGGGAAGATATTCAACCTGGAGCTGGTTGAGGCCTTACAACTCTACTCGATCATGGACCTCGCAGAAATAATCGCAGTCGGTGCCTGTTCACGGGAAGAATCGAGAGGGGCCCATTCCCGTACAGATTTTCCTGATCGCAATGATCAGGATTGGATGAAACATACCCTCGCTTATCAAAGTGATCAAGGTCCCCGCCTGGACTACGCAGCGGTGAACATCACACATATTCCCCCGACTGAGCGCTTATACTAA
- a CDS encoding NUDIX hydrolase: MKKEIYRGDAIRLFVETVDLPNGLTIELDIVRHPGASAVVPLREDGVVILIRQFRYAAGGYLYEIPAGKLSAGESPETCARREVEEEIGYRVAHLEKLTTIFTAPGFCDEQIHLYLGTGLSLCPQRLEEDEVIEIVEMPFPEVMQKIEDQTIRDAKSLVALQMAYGRVRR; this comes from the coding sequence ATGAAGAAGGAGATCTACCGAGGCGACGCGATCCGGCTTTTTGTTGAAACGGTTGATCTCCCGAACGGCTTAACCATTGAATTGGATATTGTCCGTCATCCGGGCGCCTCAGCCGTCGTTCCGCTCCGTGAAGACGGTGTTGTGATCCTGATCCGTCAATTCAGATATGCGGCGGGGGGGTATCTCTATGAAATACCGGCGGGGAAACTTTCAGCAGGAGAATCGCCTGAAACCTGTGCGAGACGCGAGGTTGAAGAAGAGATTGGTTACCGTGTTGCCCATCTGGAAAAATTGACGACAATTTTTACTGCCCCGGGATTTTGCGATGAACAGATTCATCTTTATCTGGGGACAGGCTTGAGTCTTTGTCCCCAAAGGCTTGAAGAGGATGAGGTGATTGAAATCGTTGAGATGCCTTTTCCTGAGGTGATGCAAAAGATTGAAGACCAGACAATCCGGGACGCGAAGAGTCTGGTGGCCCTTCAGATGGCCTACGGACGTGTGAGACGATAG
- a CDS encoding heavy metal-binding domain-containing protein, translating to MICPVCGCQQREANQCIQCYTSMVPDEDTGGGSEIALEDRPIMPPPEDSLPEEVSLPEEVPYGESLPRPVEKKTTRPEPSSNQLIPHKEVVKSKTKPKGPEKKEIPSRILPSKPQREEPSRQVTARQEEIRKEKTQLILVTTTQRIEGKRITSYFGLISADIVIELGETPSSHSEQSGMKAHYRGELKKGMLTVLRDLRGEAALLGANAVIATSFNFQKMDLQVLLISVVGTAVHMEDRT from the coding sequence ATGATTTGTCCTGTCTGTGGATGTCAGCAGCGGGAAGCGAACCAGTGCATACAATGTTATACGAGTATGGTGCCTGATGAGGATACGGGCGGGGGATCCGAGATTGCTTTAGAAGACCGACCGATCATGCCTCCTCCGGAGGACTCTCTCCCAGAGGAGGTCTCGCTCCCGGAAGAGGTTCCGTATGGGGAGTCTCTTCCCCGGCCTGTGGAGAAAAAAACGACCCGCCCGGAACCCTCTTCCAATCAGCTTATACCACATAAAGAAGTGGTGAAATCTAAAACTAAGCCAAAGGGGCCTGAGAAGAAGGAAATTCCTTCCAGAATCCTTCCGTCCAAACCTCAGAGAGAAGAACCCTCTCGTCAGGTTACGGCGAGACAAGAAGAGATTCGAAAAGAAAAGACACAACTAATTCTTGTGACGACGACGCAAAGGATTGAGGGAAAACGGATTACAAGCTATTTTGGTTTGATCAGTGCCGATATCGTCATCGAACTGGGTGAGACGCCTTCATCCCACTCTGAGCAGAGTGGGATGAAGGCGCATTATCGAGGAGAGTTAAAGAAGGGCATGTTGACGGTTCTTCGGGATTTGCGTGGAGAGGCGGCCTTACTCGGGGCAAATGCCGTTATCGCGACATCTTTTAATTTTCAGAAAATGGACCTTCAGGTGCTTCTTATTTCTGTAGTCGGAACCGCTGTCCATATGGAGGATAGAACATGA
- a CDS encoding aminomethyl-transferring glycine dehydrogenase subunit GcvPA — MEYIPKTAKEEEEMLAEIGVSSFEDLLNIPASLRLNRPLNLPLSLSQPTLRRKMLDLSRKNAETTSNLSFLGGGSYDHYVPSTVDHVLRRSEFYTAYTPYQAEMSQGLLQTIYEYQTMICQLTGMEVACASVYDGASALAEGALMAIRRTKRKKVLISQTVHPHYRQVVATYLSGLEGVELKEIPFHEGRVSLQVLEDSIDDSVAAVLIQHPNFFGQLEEMEAIAQWVHAEGGLLVMAVDPISLGILKTPGEYQADIAVGEGQALGNTISYGGPYVGFFSTRREMIRQMPGRVVGATMDAEGRSGFCLTLQTREQHIRRERATSNICTNQALNALASAVYMATVGKAGLREVALLCLAKSHAAHEKIKEIPGVDAPFSGSFFKEFVFRLPFPVANFLEDLSRDGLFAGIDLGAYYPELENHLLICVTEQHESEEIDQLVEKIQAAS, encoded by the coding sequence ATGGAGTACATCCCAAAAACCGCGAAAGAGGAAGAGGAGATGCTTGCAGAGATCGGAGTCTCTTCCTTTGAAGATTTACTGAATATTCCTGCGTCACTCCGGCTCAACCGGCCCTTGAATCTACCCCTGTCGCTTTCTCAGCCCACGCTCAGGCGAAAGATGTTGGACCTCAGCCGGAAGAATGCCGAGACGACTTCAAACCTCTCTTTCCTTGGAGGAGGGAGCTACGATCATTATGTCCCGAGCACCGTAGACCATGTCCTTCGTCGCTCCGAATTCTACACGGCCTACACCCCTTACCAGGCAGAGATGAGCCAGGGACTCCTTCAGACGATTTATGAATATCAGACGATGATCTGTCAGTTGACCGGTATGGAAGTCGCGTGTGCGTCAGTCTATGATGGTGCTTCGGCCCTGGCGGAGGGGGCCTTGATGGCGATCCGGAGGACGAAGCGGAAAAAGGTGTTGATTTCGCAGACGGTCCATCCTCATTACCGCCAGGTGGTCGCGACCTACCTCTCCGGCCTGGAGGGGGTTGAACTGAAAGAGATTCCGTTTCATGAGGGAAGGGTCTCTCTGCAAGTGCTTGAAGATTCAATAGATGACAGCGTGGCGGCCGTTTTGATTCAGCATCCTAATTTCTTCGGGCAGTTGGAAGAGATGGAGGCCATCGCGCAATGGGTTCATGCCGAGGGAGGACTCCTGGTCATGGCGGTCGATCCGATCTCTCTCGGTATTCTAAAGACTCCGGGTGAATATCAGGCGGATATCGCGGTTGGGGAAGGGCAGGCCCTGGGGAATACAATCAGCTACGGTGGTCCCTATGTCGGTTTTTTCTCAACGCGGCGGGAGATGATCCGTCAGATGCCGGGACGTGTTGTCGGCGCGACAATGGATGCCGAAGGACGGTCGGGATTTTGTCTGACCTTGCAGACACGTGAACAACATATCCGCCGGGAACGGGCTACTTCAAATATCTGCACAAATCAGGCCTTAAATGCATTGGCTTCGGCTGTTTATATGGCGACGGTAGGGAAGGCGGGCCTTCGTGAAGTGGCCCTCCTTTGTCTGGCAAAGTCCCATGCGGCCCATGAGAAGATTAAAGAAATTCCTGGGGTTGATGCCCCTTTCTCCGGGTCATTTTTTAAAGAATTTGTATTCCGTCTGCCATTTCCGGTTGCTAATTTTTTAGAGGACCTTTCCCGTGATGGACTCTTTGCCGGGATTGACCTGGGGGCGTATTATCCTGAATTAGAGAACCATCTTTTGATTTGTGTGACCGAACAGCACGAGTCAGAAGAGATCGACCAGCTTGTGGAAAAGATACAAGCGGCTTCTTAG
- a CDS encoding hybrid sensor histidine kinase/response regulator produces the protein MQEIFQYKDYPILFVDAEASALIAFKDLFKEEFTVYTANTSAEALQFINDHPDLALIISDQEMPDMNGVELLQRIAEKHPDTVRMLITAYKDMERVRKTMNEGEIYRYIAKPYNVDELTQTLIQGIERYYLMKERDLLYAEKMETLNKIARTHRLTAIGTLAAGMAHEINNPLVAIKTFLQMIPEKYDEAKKDSEFWVKFYNVALGETQRIQQLISRLLHYSKNPEEETLDLRRIDINLLIEETITLLDNEAKKKGLKIQRNLSPDLPACVADHGKLRQVFLNIMLNSIQGTEQGHILISTSLGKDEVDQNRVNIIVEDTGIGISEENIGKLFKPFFTTKRNEGSGLGLMMCLHIIEEHRGLIDVQSELGKGTKVSVLVPLDPTSYNRRRGESPPPQNQ, from the coding sequence ATGCAGGAAATATTTCAATATAAAGATTATCCAATCCTGTTTGTTGATGCTGAAGCCTCGGCGCTCATTGCGTTCAAAGACCTCTTTAAGGAAGAGTTTACCGTCTATACGGCGAATACGAGTGCGGAGGCCTTGCAGTTCATTAATGACCATCCTGATCTTGCCTTGATTATAAGCGATCAAGAGATGCCTGATATGAACGGGGTTGAATTGCTTCAACGGATCGCAGAAAAACATCCTGATACTGTTCGAATGCTCATCACGGCCTACAAGGATATGGAACGGGTAAGAAAGACAATGAATGAGGGAGAGATTTATCGATATATTGCAAAGCCTTATAATGTGGATGAACTCACTCAGACCCTGATTCAAGGGATAGAGCGATATTATTTGATGAAAGAACGTGATCTTCTTTATGCAGAAAAGATGGAGACGCTTAATAAGATCGCTCGGACCCATCGCTTAACGGCCATTGGGACCCTTGCGGCCGGGATGGCGCATGAGATTAATAATCCTTTGGTGGCGATTAAAACTTTTTTACAGATGATTCCTGAAAAATATGACGAAGCAAAAAAAGACAGTGAATTCTGGGTCAAATTTTATAATGTCGCACTCGGTGAAACTCAACGGATACAACAACTGATCAGCCGTCTCCTTCACTATTCAAAAAATCCGGAAGAGGAAACGCTCGATCTACGTCGAATCGATATCAACCTGCTCATCGAAGAGACAATTACCCTCCTTGACAACGAAGCGAAAAAAAAGGGACTTAAGATCCAACGGAACCTGTCTCCAGATCTTCCCGCCTGTGTTGCAGATCATGGGAAGTTGAGACAGGTGTTCTTGAACATCATGTTGAATTCTATTCAAGGGACGGAACAAGGTCATATCCTGATTTCTACCTCTCTAGGCAAGGATGAAGTGGATCAAAATCGAGTCAATATTATCGTTGAGGATACAGGGATTGGAATATCAGAAGAAAACATCGGTAAACTATTCAAGCCTTTTTTTACAACAAAAAGAAATGAGGGGTCTGGGTTGGGTCTTATGATGTGTCTGCATATTATTGAAGAACATCGAGGGCTTATTGATGTGCAATCGGAGCTCGGAAAAGGGACAAAAGTATCGGTCCTCGTTCCTCTTGATCCGACAAGTTATAACCGAAGAAGAGGTGAGAGTCCTCCTCCACAAAACCAGTAA
- a CDS encoding phosphoribosylglycinamide formyltransferase — MSDTGSFEALSYSGDQLVLGVLASGRGSNLKSIIDAIESGRLSAKIGVVVSNKKEAGALECAKKHHIPRLYVDPSSYPDKKAYDTELSRILKAHQVGLVILAGYMRLLTGMLISAYPYRIMNVHPSLLPAFPGLHAQRQALSHGVKVSGCTIHFVDEEMDHGPIIAQAAVPVRENDTEDSLSERILREEHRLFPEVIRSFSDRSLGVDGRRVCIVPDSLNKAENFPVKDSP, encoded by the coding sequence ATGTCTGATACCGGGTCATTCGAGGCGCTTTCTTATTCCGGGGACCAATTGGTGCTCGGGGTCCTTGCCTCGGGCCGCGGGAGTAACTTGAAGTCAATCATAGACGCGATTGAATCTGGGCGGTTAAGCGCGAAGATTGGTGTTGTGGTGAGCAACAAGAAGGAGGCCGGGGCCCTGGAATGTGCTAAGAAGCATCACATTCCAAGGCTCTATGTTGACCCCTCCAGCTATCCCGACAAAAAGGCCTATGACACCGAATTATCCCGGATACTCAAAGCCCATCAGGTTGGTCTGGTGATCCTGGCGGGTTATATGCGTTTGCTTACGGGGATGTTGATCAGTGCTTATCCTTACCGTATCATGAATGTTCATCCCAGCCTTCTCCCTGCCTTTCCGGGATTGCATGCCCAGCGGCAGGCCTTGTCACATGGTGTAAAAGTCAGCGGGTGTACGATTCATTTTGTCGATGAGGAGATGGACCATGGCCCGATTATCGCGCAAGCAGCGGTTCCCGTGAGGGAAAACGACACGGAAGATTCCTTATCCGAACGGATTCTTCGTGAGGAACATCGGCTTTTTCCTGAAGTAATTCGGTCTTTTTCCGATAGAAGTCTAGGGGTTGATGGAAGAAGAGTGTGTATTGTGCCGGACTCTTTAAATAAAGCAGAGAACTTCCCTGTAAAGGACTCTCCATGA
- a CDS encoding M28 family peptidase — MWKRYKRLLRQFGTMVDAEQVANMKETEVAEWVPGISEARLLGHLKKLVGTRHPTEAPKALQAAADYILSWMKQLGLDPIEEYFGGDEGKAYVNLIGSQSGSRADQEVLDVGAHYDTVVETDGADDNASGLAVLLEVARILSPMRGRRTLQFVAFSMEETGFLGSRHYVREIRKNKLPLWGEIVLECVGYTDRRPGSQRTPAGFPFSLPYQGDFIGLVGNERAAQIKEAFESAAVCYSPSLPVISLLVPGNGALFLDARRSDHVPFWDQGYRAVMLTDIADFRNPHYHQKSDCLETLDLSFIAAIARTLAAAVIDLAGLGLPTESSR, encoded by the coding sequence TTGTGGAAAAGATACAAGCGGCTTCTTAGACAATTCGGAACGATGGTCGATGCGGAACAAGTTGCCAATATGAAAGAGACTGAAGTCGCTGAATGGGTTCCCGGTATTTCCGAAGCGCGACTTCTGGGCCATCTCAAGAAGCTGGTGGGAACGAGACACCCCACGGAAGCGCCGAAAGCGCTTCAAGCGGCTGCCGATTATATCCTGAGCTGGATGAAACAGCTTGGTCTTGATCCGATCGAAGAATACTTTGGAGGAGATGAGGGAAAGGCGTATGTGAATTTGATTGGCAGCCAGTCCGGGAGCCGTGCCGACCAGGAGGTTCTTGATGTGGGGGCGCATTATGATACGGTCGTTGAGACAGATGGCGCGGATGACAATGCGAGTGGTTTGGCGGTCCTTCTGGAGGTGGCGCGGATTCTTTCGCCCATGCGGGGGAGACGGACGCTCCAGTTCGTTGCATTTTCAATGGAAGAGACGGGGTTTCTTGGAAGTCGGCATTATGTCAGAGAGATCCGCAAAAACAAGCTTCCACTGTGGGGAGAAATTGTCCTGGAGTGTGTCGGTTACACTGACCGCCGGCCGGGATCACAACGGACCCCTGCGGGTTTTCCCTTTTCTCTCCCGTATCAGGGAGATTTTATCGGTCTCGTTGGAAATGAAAGGGCGGCACAGATCAAGGAAGCCTTTGAGTCGGCTGCAGTATGCTACAGTCCTTCTCTTCCCGTGATCTCTTTGCTGGTTCCTGGGAATGGGGCACTTTTCCTAGATGCAAGGCGGTCGGATCATGTCCCGTTCTGGGATCAGGGATATCGGGCGGTGATGCTGACAGATATCGCTGATTTCAGAAATCCACACTATCATCAAAAGAGTGACTGCCTGGAGACACTGGATCTTTCCTTTATCGCAGCGATCGCACGGACCCTGGCTGCGGCGGTGATTGATCTTGCGGGTTTGGGCCTTCCCACGGAATCATCCCGATGA